In Chryseobacterium sp. C-71, the genomic window AAATATTCGTGTAAATTTGCCTTTTAAAATTTAAAAAAATGAATTGTCCCTGCTGCTCCGGAAAAACCTACGAAGAATGCTGTAAACCTTATCACACCGGAGAAAAATTTGCTCCAACTGCCGAAGCATTGATGCGTTCAAGATTTTCTGCATTTGCCATTCCGAATGGAAAATATTTAATGGAAACAACTTCGCCCGGAAAAAGACAGTTTCACAATACAAAAGATTTGCAGGAATGGGGAGAAATCAATGAATGGACAAAACTGGAAATCGTAGACAAACCATCGATGAATAAAGTAGAATTCAAAGCACATTATACTGATGAAGACGGACAAAACCAAATTCACCACGAATTATCGCTCTTCAAAATGATTCAAAACCGTTGGTATTATGTTTCGGGAGAATTTTTAGACTAATTATTTAACAAAAAAAATGTCCGATCAAAAAA contains:
- a CDS encoding YchJ family protein, with translation MNCPCCSGKTYEECCKPYHTGEKFAPTAEALMRSRFSAFAIPNGKYLMETTSPGKRQFHNTKDLQEWGEINEWTKLEIVDKPSMNKVEFKAHYTDEDGQNQIHHELSLFKMIQNRWYYVSGEFLD